The genome window GTTCTTTCATAAAAAGGACATACGCTCCGGCGGCAGCGGCAATATCGGCGCCACCAACGCCCTGCGCCAATATGGCGTGAAAACCGGCATTCTGGTTCTGGCTCTGGACCTGTTTAAAGGCTTCGCGGCTGCCTGGCTGCTTCTGAACGTGGTTCCCGGCCTGGTGAGCAATTTCGCGGGAGCTCTACCCACAGAGCGCAATATGTTGTTGCTGCCAGCTTTGGCGGTGATCCTTGGCCACATGTTCCCGGTTTGGCTGAATTTCAAAGGTGGTAAAGGCGTTGCCACTGCCGCTGGAGTATATCTGGTTCTGGCGCCTGTGCCCTTGTTCGCGGCGCTGCTGGTGTTTCTGCTGGTCACGGCTCTCAGCCGCTATGTGTC of Candidatus Cloacimonadota bacterium contains these proteins:
- the plsY gene encoding glycerol-3-phosphate 1-O-acyltransferase PlsY; the encoded protein is MQAVIWGLVCLLAYLIGSIPFGWLAGKFFHKKDIRSGGSGNIGATNALRQYGVKTGILVLALDLFKGFAAAWLLLNVVPGLVSNFAGALPTERNMLLLPALAVILGHMFPVWLNFKGGKGVATAAGVYLVLAPVPLFAALLVFLLVTALSRYVSLGSIVAAASLFVCELLWNIFVLREPELPWFTLFVALLVIYKHSQNIMRLLEGRENRLSFNKKDKA